GCGCCATCCCCGGCACCGACGTGCATTGGGGACTCGCGATCGGCGTCGTCGCCTGCGTCGCGATGGCCGTGCTGATGCGCAAGACCACGGTCGGCTTCGCCGCGCGAATGATCGGCGGCAACGTGCGCGCGGCGCGGATGGCCGGGCTGCCGATCGGCAGGCTGGTGGTGGGGATCTGCGCCCTGGCCGGCGCCGCCGGCGGGCTGGCCGGGATGATCGAGGTCGCCGCCGTGCACGGCCGCGCCAACGCCTCGCTCAACGCCGGCTACGGCTACACCGGGATCCTGGTCGCGTTCCTCGCGCGCCATGAGCCCGCCGCCGTCATCCCGGTGGCCATCCTGTTCGGCGGCATCAACGCCGCCGGCGGACTGCTGCAACGGCGCCTCGACCTGCCCGACGCCACCGTGCTGGTGCTGCAGGGCATCCTGTTCCTCGTGCTGCTGGCGAGCGAGACGCTGCGCGGCCGCAGCCTGCTCGGCAAGTAGGAGGCGCGGCGTGGGCGGCGACCTCGGACTCTGGGCGGTGCCGATCGCGATGCTCGGCGGGGCGATCCGCGTCAGCACGCCCTACATCTTCGTCAGCCTCGGCGAATGCCTGACGGAACGCTCCGGCCGCATCAACCTCGGCCTCGAGGGCACGCTGGTGCTGGGCGCGATGGGCGCCTACGGCGTCGCCTATCTGACCGGATCGCCTTGGCTAGGGGTCCTCGTTGCCGCCGCCGCCGGGGCGTCGCTCGGCGCGCTGCATGGCGCCCTGTGCGGCCTGCCGCGCGTCAACGACATCGCCGTCGGCATCGCGCTGATGCTGTTTGGCACCGGCATCGCGTTCTTCGTCGGCAAGCCGTTCGTGCAGCCCAAGGCCCCCAACCTGCCGTCGATCCCGCTCGGCTGGTGGATCGAGCAGCCCGAGCTGCGCGCGGCGCTGGAGATCAATCCACTGTTCGTGCTGGGCATCGCGCTGGCGTTGGCGCTGACCTGG
The genomic region above belongs to Rhodospirillales bacterium and contains:
- a CDS encoding ABC transporter permease gives rise to the protein MLGGAIRVSTPYIFVSLGECLTERSGRINLGLEGTLVLGAMGAYGVAYLTGSPWLGVLVAAAAGASLGALHGALCGLPRVNDIAVGIALMLFGTGIAFFVGKPFVQPKAPNLPSIPLGWWIEQPELRAALEINPLFVLGIALALALTWFLNRTRWGMILRAAGDSADAVRAMGYSAGATRLAATTAGGALAGIGGAFLSLFYPGSWNEGLSSGQGLMAIALVIFARWQPIRCIWASLLFGAAGALGPSLQSVGVTWGYYLFGAAPYILTLGIMIATCSPTRSLRGAPAELGVAR